One Methanohalophilus mahii DSM 5219 genomic window carries:
- a CDS encoding cupredoxin domain-containing protein: MCKGPDGKKVVDMKYNWLILFALMVISLVVASGCAGNSDNSSSPEGSEEETPAGNDSSEVTEIVDDGDHHGVRMEYYGVMKPSEIELEIGDTIAWRNYKPQGTYVLVSEDNLFGKQEISSKDVYVYTFKEKGTYTFGVEDVPEMTLKVTVK, translated from the coding sequence ATGTGTAAAGGACCAGATGGTAAAAAGGTTGTAGATATGAAATATAATTGGTTGATACTGTTTGCATTAATGGTAATCTCTTTGGTAGTTGCTAGCGGTTGTGCTGGCAATTCGGATAATTCCTCAAGTCCAGAGGGGTCAGAAGAAGAAACGCCTGCAGGAAATGATTCATCGGAGGTTACTGAAATAGTCGATGATGGCGACCATCATGGTGTAAGAATGGAATACTATGGTGTAATGAAGCCTTCTGAAATAGAATTAGAAATCGGGGATACTATAGCCTGGAGAAACTACAAACCACAGGGTACCTATGTACTTGTAAGCGAAGATAACCTCTTTGGGAAGCAGGAAATAAGTTCCAAAGACGTTTATGTCTACACTTTTAAAGAAAAAGGCACCTACACCTTCGGTGTGGAAGATGTCCCTGAAATGACACTTAAAGTCACAGTAAAATAA